Proteins co-encoded in one Oreochromis aureus strain Israel breed Guangdong linkage group 3, ZZ_aureus, whole genome shotgun sequence genomic window:
- the LOC120433358 gene encoding interferon-induced very large GTPase 1-like: LTTTSLVKQNKKNDADFVKSLRKTIKDVVENSQIKIQIEQMADIAHELGILVDEDSPECQTAKTNAEAITAEIQDIHRFKEDQLPRQGEIWKELTCLEKEEFRLKKVGSKNIEDYKSELQKKKKELRKNQNSYDMSTAMTCFINAISSPGTERFYFLKWMRMNLDNVSRLKLSELREKYKEKCKNSENKEEIKETDRQISNSSLGTEHFFREMGQIYEASLSLPQTDPTRQRLQHLPKLCAELLLDGFPLELVDGDASNIPLRWVSDVLSQLSDLVSPNRKILVVTVLGVQSTGKSTLLNTMFGVQFAVSSGRCTRGAFMLLIKINEDMKKILNCDFMLIIDTEGLKSPELAQLDNSYEHDNELATLVVGLSDVTIVNIAMENSTEMKDILVHAFLRMKEVGKKPKCVFVHQNVSDVSAHEKNLRDRKLLLEQLNEMTQAAAKMEKKEENKSFTDVMEYSPDTGNWYIPGLWNGNPPMAPVSVGYSEAVYELKKHIIQLLGNCESSANDVMEFKEWVRSLWTAVKHENFIFSFRNSLVADAYTSLCAELDKWEWEFKKEMYTWVTNAESRISNFGTIAVKSESSDINEFLKCLKSEASTVLSTWEKKFLENLTQYFKQTEGHVYVVEGYREEFLISVKNLQKEIEKSVFNQLTAAAEITQEMIEIDQIKENHIKEIENAVWGLVHECWKNNVQLEETELENKFHKMWNDMLKRLPCSEKQAAQIFRNASSYLRESLKHKGDVSQELLEKRLEDCGLVPFRYTAERYSNRGEDVSMFLNIQDYIMAAQKLADSIIDACTQFVSEKVRRKKMYCDTYMKEILHITDENLDNNQDFATDIEFEVSLKLHICGFAARV; the protein is encoded by the coding sequence CTAACAACAACATCattagtaaaacaaaacaaaaaaaatgatgcCGATTTTGTCAAAAGTTTGAGGAAAACAATCAAAGATGTTGTTGAGAACTCACAGATAAAGATACAAATAGAGCAGATGGCAGACATTGCCCATGAACTGGGGATCCTGGTTGATGAAGACTCTCCAGAGTGCCAGACTGCAAAGACAAATGCAGAAGCCATCACTGCAGAAATTCAAGACATCCATAGATTCAAAGAAGATCAGCTTCCACGACAAGGTGAAATATGGAAAGAACTGACCTGCTTAGAGAAGGAAGAATTTCGGCTTAAAAAAGTTGGCTCCAAAAATATAGAAGATTACAAAAGCGAacttcagaaaaagaaaaaagaactgcGGAAAAACCAAAACTCTTATGACATGTCAACAGCTATGACGTGCTTTATCAATGCAATATCAAGCCCAGGAACAGAGAGGTTTTATTTCCTGAAATGGATGCGAATGAACCTGGATAACGTGTCTCGTTTAAAACTGTCTGAACTTCGggagaaatataaagaaaaatgcaaGAACTCTGAGAACAAAGAGGAGATCAAGGAGACTGACAGACAGATTTCAAACAGCTCACTGGGGACTGAACACTTCTTCCGTGAAATGGGTCAGATCTATGAAGCCTCACTGTCCCttccacaaacagatccaacaCGTCAACGGCTGCAGCATCTGCCCAAACTGTGTGCAGAGTTGTTGCTTGATGGATTTCCTCTTGAGCTTGTAGATGGAGATGCATCCAACATCCCTCTCAGATGGGTGAGTGATGTTCTCTCTCAGCTCAGTGACTTGGTGTCTCCAAACAGAAAGATCCTGGTAGTCACAGTTCTTGGAGTTCAGAGCACAGGAAAGTCCACTCTCCTTAACACCATGTTTGGAGTGCAGTTTGCAGTCAGCAGTGGTCGATGTACTCGAGGTGCCTTTATGCTGCTCATCAAAATCAatgaagacatgaaaaaaatcCTAAACTGTGACTTCATGCTGATCATTGACACTGAGGGCTTAAAGTCACCAGAACTTGCACAACTGGACAACAGCTATGAGCACGACAATGAGCTTGCTACACTTGTTGTGGGGCTGAGTGATGTCACCATTGTTAATATTGCAATGGAGAATTCAACTGAAATGAAGGACATCCTTGTGCATGCTTTTCTCAGGATGAAGGAGGTGGGCAAAAAGccaaaatgtgtgtttgttcacCAGAATGTGTCCGATGTTTCAGCCCATGAGAAGAACTTACGAGACAGGAAACTGCTCCTGGAACAGTTAAATGAGATGACCCAGGCAGCAGCcaaaatggaaaagaaagaggagaacaAGAGCTTCACTGATGTGATGGAGTACAGTCCAGACACTGGGAACTGGTACATTCCTGGACTCTGGAATGGAAACCCACCAATGGCACCAGTCAGTGTAGGGTACAGTGAGGCTGTATATGAGCTCAAGAAACACATCATCCAACTGCTGGGAAACTGTGAGTCATCTGCTAATGATGTCATGGAGTTTAAAGAGTGGGTGAGAAGTCTGTGGACTGcagtaaaacatgaaaacttCATCTTCAGCTTCAGAAACAGCCTCGTAGCTGATGCATACACAAGCCTCTGCGCAGAATTGGACAAATGGGAGTGGGaattcaaaaaagaaatgtacacCTGGGTAACAAACGCAGAATCAAGAATTTCCAATTTTGGTACAATTGCTGTAAAATCTGAATCTTCTGACATCAATGAATTTCTCAAATGTTTGAAAAGTGAAGCCTCCACAGTGCTGTCTACATGGGAGAAAAAGTTTCTAGAAAATCTGACACAGTATTTTAAGCAAACAGAGGGTCATGTTTATGTGGTTGAAGGATACAGAGAGGAATTCTTAATCAGTGTAAAAAACCTTCAAAAAGAAATAGAGAAATCTGTTTTTAATCagctcacagcagcagcagaaataacacaggaaatgatAGAAATTGATCAAATCAAGGAAAATCACATAAAAGAGATTGAAAATGCAGTTTGGGGACTGGTTCATGAATGCTGGAAAAATAATGTTCAGTTGGAAGAGACAGAACTTGAAAATAAGTTTCACAAGATGTGGAACGACATGCTGAAGCGACTTCCTTGTTCTGAAAAACAAGCTGCACAAATCTTCAGGAATGCATCATCTTATCTGAGAGAGAGCCTGAAACACAAAGGGGATGTTTCACAAGAACTCTTAGAAAAAAGGCTGGAAGATTGTGGTTTGGTGCCTTTCAGATATACAGCTGAAAGATACTCAAATAGAGGTGAGGACGTGAGTATGTTTTTGAACATTCAAGATTACATAATGGCTGCACAAAAACTGGCTGACAGCATCATAGATGCTTGCACTcagtttgtgagtgaaaaagtgaggaggaaaaaaatgtactgtGACACATACATGAAGGAGATCCTACACATCACTGATGAGAACCTCGATAACAACCAGGATTTTGCAACAGACATTGAGTTTGAAGTTTCTCTAAAACTGCACATCTGTGGATTTGCAGCCAGAGTTTAA
- the LOC116327238 gene encoding up-regulator of cell proliferation-like, with protein MLNPLDIIAALFLCSDGFLQQEIALKMSMCQFSVPLLLPNCDTNQCTLMLWAMRDIVKKYRPQSLSESKGFIEDRIVLSELPMISFVRLGECSSSKSEILNKLLTDSQQYHDTFVHYNMECGDSPRTMSNGLTEITWYLPCGNTNIDIFSQPVAVANLCGDIESFETQYSFLCQTFAAVFVFFDHLD; from the coding sequence ATGTTAAATCCACTCGATATCATCGCTGCTCTCTTTCTGTGTTCTGATGGTTTTCTACAGCAGGAAATCGCACTAAAAATGTCCATGTGTCAGTtctctgttcctctgctgcttccAAATTGTGACACCAATCAGTGCACACTCATGCTGTGGGCCATGAGagacattgttaaaaagtacAGACCTCAGTCTCTGTCAGAATCCAAGGGCTTCATTGAAGACAGAATCGTTCTCTCTGAACTTCCAATGATCTCTTTTGTCAGACTGGGTGAGTGCTCCTCATCCAAGTCAGAGATTCTCAATAAGCTTCTAACTGATTCTCAGCAGTACCATGACACCTTTGTTCACTACAACATGGAGTGTGGTGACAGTCCAAGAACAATGTCCAACGGACTGACTGAAATTACTTGGTATCTTCCTTGTGGAAACACAAACATTGATATTTTCAGTCAGCCAGTGGCTGTAGCTAACCTTTGTGGAGACATTGAATCCTTTGAAACCCAATACTCCTTTTTGTGTCAGACATTTGCAgcagtttttgtgttctttGACCATTTAGACTGA
- the LOC120433359 gene encoding basic proline-rich protein-like: MWGEEEDPIPTVNAAALAATPRRKRRLRRRRSTRHSEVSDNVLLPLNRPGCDEGEGLGRTIKFSEMETQRTCTVNSVTPPCTSSQSVFSRPVPAPLSSGSAPRPPSSSPAQLPARPVPAPLSSGSAPCPPSSSPTQLPARPVPAPLSCPPAQFQPRSAPRPPSSSPSQLRLSSPPAQFQPRSAQAQLPARPVPARSAQAQLPPAQFQPRSAPRPPSSSPAQLPVRPVLAPLSSPPAQFQPRSAQAQLPARPVPAPLSSPPAQFQPPLSSLPAQFQPCSAQAQLPPAQFQPRSAPPPTQFQSRSAPRPPSSSPAQLPPAQFQPRSAQAQLPARPVPAPLSSPPAQFQPRSAPRLPSSSPAQLRLSSLPAQFQPHSAPPPSSSPAQLPACPVPAPLSSPPAQFQPLSAQAQLPPAQFQPRSAQAQLPARPVPAPFSSGSAPARPVPAPLSSPPTQFQSRSAPVRPVLARASSRPPSSSPAQLRLSSLLAQFQPRSAPARPVPAPLSSLPAQFQPRSAQAQLPPAQFQPRSAPAHPVPVPLSSPGPPSSSPAQLPARPVPAPLSSGSAPCSPSSSPTQLPPARPVPAPLSSPPAQFQPRSAPRPPSSSPAQLPARPVPAPLSCPPAQFQPRSAPRPPSSSPSQLRLSSPPAQFQPRSAQAQLPACPVPAPLSSPARPVPAPLSSLPAQFQPVQLRLSSRPPSSSPAQLPAHPVPVPLSSRPPSSSPAQLPARPVPAPLSSGSAPCSPSSSPTQLPARPVPAPLSSPPAQFQPRSAPRPPSSSPAQLPARPVPAPLSCPPAQFQPRSAPRPPSSSPSQLRLSSRPPSSSPAQLRLSSLPAQFQPRSAPRPPSSSPAQLPVRPVLAPLSSPPAQFQPRSAQAQLPARPVPAPLSSPPAQFQPRSAPRLPSSSPAQLPARPVPAPLSSGSAPRPPSSSPAQLRLSSLPAQFQPRSAPRPPSSRGSAQAQLPAQFPRLSSGSAPRPVRGSAQAQLPAQLAAQLPSQFQPHATSAGGPEEPVQPPASSGRAKPRPRRAPSGPAKPRPRPAVGPSAGRHCRRGWPPELQCRAIQIQAIYHFTIYQSTEY; encoded by the coding sequence ATGTGGGGAGAGGAAGAAGACCCGATCCCCACAGTTAACGCCGCCGCACTCGCTGCCACTCCCAGAAGGAAGCGACGTCTGCGGCGTCGCCGCTCCACACGGCACTCAGAGGTTAGTGACAATGTTCTGTTGCCACTGAATCGCCCTGGATGTGATGAGGGCGAGGGGCTTGGAAGGACAATTAAGTTCTCGGAGATGGAGACTCAACGTACCTGTACTGTTAACTCTGTCACCCCCCCATGCACCTCGTCACAGTCTGTTTTTTCCCGCCCAGTTCCAGCCCCGCTCAGCTCAGGCTCAGCTCCCCGTCCGCCCAGTTCTAGCCCCGCTCAGCTCCCCGCCCGCCCAGTTCCAGCCCCGCTCAGCTCAGGCTCAGCTCCCTGCCCGCCCAGTTCCAGCCCCACTCAGCTCCCCGCCCGCCCAGTTCCAGCCCCGCTCAGCTGCCCGCCTGCCCAGTTCCAGCCCCGCTCAGCTCCCCGCCCGCCCAGTTCCAGCCCCTCTCAGCTCAGGCTCAGCTCCCCGCCCGCCCAGTTCCAGCCCCGCTCAGCTCAGGCTCAGCTCCCTGCCCGCCCAGTTCCAGCCCGTTCAGCTCAGGCTCAGCTCCCGCCCGCCCAGTTCCAGCCCCGCTCAGCTCCCCGCCCACCCAGTTCCAGTCCCGCTCAGCTCCCCGTCCGCCCAGTTCTAGCCCCGCTCAGCTCCCCGCCCGCCCAGTTCCAGCCCCGCTCAGCTCAGGCTCAGCTCCCTGCTCGCCCAGTTCCAGCCCCGCTCAGCTCCCCGCCCGCCCAGTTCCAGCCCCCGCTCAGCTCCCTGCCCGCCCAGTTCCAGCCCTGTTCAGCTCAGGCTCAGCTCCCGCCCGCCCAGTTCCAGCCCCGCTCAGCTCCCCCGCCCACCCAGTTCCAGTCCCGCTCAGCTCCCCGTCCGCCCAGTTCTAGCCCCGCTCAGCTCCCGCCCGCCCAGTTCCAGCCCCGCTCAGCTCAGGCTCAGCTCCCTGCTCGCCCAGTTCCAGCCCCACTCAGCTCCCCGCCCGCCCAGTTCCAGCCCCGCTCAGCTCCCCGCCTGCCCAGTTCCAGCCCCGCTCAGCTCAGGCTCAGCTCCCTGCCCGCCCAGTTCCAGCCCCACTCAGCTCCCCCGCCCAGTTCCAGCCCCGCTCAGCTGCCCGCCTGCCCAGTTCCAGCCCCGCTCAGCTCCCCGCCCGCCCAGTTCCAGCCCCTCTCAGCTCAGGCTCAGCTCCCGCCCGCCCAGTTCCAGCCCCGCTCAGCTCAGGCTCAGCTCCCTGCCCGCCCAGTTCCAGCCCCGTTCAGCTCAGGCTCAGCTCCCGCCCGCCCAGTTCCAGCCCCGCTCAGCTCCCCGCCCACCCAGTTCCAGTCCCGCTCAGCTCCCGTCCGCCCAGTTCTAGCCCGCGCCAGCTCCCGCCCGCCCAGTTCCAGCCCCGCTCAGCTCAGGCTCAGCTCCCTGCTCGCCCAGTTCCAGCCCCGCTCAGCTCCCGCCCGCCCAGTTCCAGCCCCGCTCAGCTCCCTGCCCGCCCAGTTCCAGCCCCGTTCAGCTCAGGCTCAGCTCCCGCCCGCCCAGTTCCAGCCCCGCTCAGCTCCCGCCCACCCAGTTCCAGTCCCGCTCAGCTCCCCGGGTCCGCCCAGTTCTAGCCCCGCTCAGCTCCCCGCCCGCCCAGTTCCAGCCCCGCTCAGCTCAGGCTCAGCTCCCTGCTCGCCCAGTTCCAGCCCCACTCAGCTCCCCCCCGCCCGCCCAGTTCCAGCCCCGCTCAGCTCCCCGCCTGCCCAGTTCCAGCCCCGCTCAGCTCCCCGCCCGCCCAGTTCCAGCCCCGCTCAGCTCCCCGCCCGCCCAGTTCCAGCCCCGCTCAGCTGCCCGCCTGCCCAGTTCCAGCCCCGCTCAGCTCCCCGCCCGCCCAGTTCCAGCCCCTCTCAGCTCAGGCTCAGCTCCCCGCCCGCCCAGTTCCAGCCCCGCTCAGCTCAGGCTCAGCTCCCTGCCTGCCCAGTTCCAGCCCCGCTCAGCTCCCCCGCCCGCCCAGTTCCAGCCCCGCTCAGCTCCCTGCCCGCCCAGTTCCAGCCCGTTCAGCTCAGGCTCAGCTCCCGCCCGCCCAGTTCCAGCCCCGCTCAGCTCCCCGCCCACCCAGTTCCAGTCCCGCTCAGCTCCCGTCCGCCCAGTTCTAGCCCCGCTCAGCTCCCCGCCCGCCCAGTTCCAGCCCCGCTCAGCTCAGGCTCAGCTCCCTGCTCGCCCAGTTCCAGCCCCACTCAGCTCCCCGCCCGCCCAGTTCCAGCCCCGCTCAGCTCCCCGCCTGCCCAGTTCCAGCCCCGCTCAGCTCCCCGCCCGCCCAGTTCCAGCCCCGCTCAGCTCCCCGCCCGCCCAGTTCCAGCCCCGCTCAGCTGCCCGCCTGCCCAGTTCCAGCCCCGCTCAGCTCCCCGCCCGCCCAGTTCCAGCCCCTCTCAGCTCAGGCTCAGCTCCCGCCCGCCCAGTTCCAGCCCCGCTCAGCTCAGGCTCAGCTCCCTGCCTGCCCAGTTCCAGCCCCGCTCAGCTCCCCGCCCGCCCAGTTCCAGCCCCGCTCAGCTCCCCGTCCGCCCAGTTCTAGCCCCGCTCAGCTCCCCGCCCGCCCAGTTCCAGCCCCGCTCAGCTCAGGCTCAGCTCCCTGCTCGCCCAGTTCCAGCCCCACTCAGCTCCCCGCCCGCCCAGTTCCAGCCCCGCTCAGCTCCCCGCCTGCCCAGTTCCAGCCCCGCTCAGCTCCCCGCCCGCCCAGTTCCAGCCCCTCTCAGCTCAGGCTCAGCTCCCCGCCCGCCCAGTTCCAGCCCCGCTCAGCTCAGGCTCAGCTCCCTGCCTGCCCAGTTCCAGCCCCGCTCAGCTCCCCGCCCGCCCAGTTCCCGCGGCTCAGCTCAGGCCCAGCTCCCCGCCCAGTTCCCACGGCTCAGCTCAGGCTCAGCTCCCCGCCCAGTTCGCGGCTCAGCTCAGGCTCAGCTCCCCGCCCAGTTAGCGGCCCAGCTCCCCTCCCAGTTCCAGCCCCACGCCACgtccgctggagggcccgaggagcccgtccagcccccTGCCTCGTCGGGGCGCGCCAAGCCACGTCCACGCCGGGCGCCGTCTGGTCCTGCCAAGCCACGTCCACGCCCGGCCGTCGGGCCGTCAGCTGGACGTCATTGCCGTCGTGGATGGCCTCCTGAACTGCAATGccgcgctatacaaatacaggccatttaccattttaccatctATCAATCCACAGAATATTAA
- the LOC120433362 gene encoding neuroligin-2-like produces MVEWKWASVFHLSQPLAHEAEASFSHPNRRKGGLERLLTELLSDARTGEKGLAGATGERYIVTSTLGQSLSCLFHRAIAQSGTAISSWSVNYQPLKYTKILARKVGCTYAETADLVDCLRRKNFRELVDQDIQPARYHIAFGPVVDGDVVPDDPEILMQQGEFLNYDILIAVNQGEGLKFVDDSEDNDGISAAAFDYTISNFVDNLYGYPEGKDILRETIKFMYTDWADRDNGDMRRKTLLALFTDHQWVAPAVATAKLHAEFQSPVYFYTFYHLCQTETRPEWADAAHGDEIPYVFGVPMIGATDLFPCNFSKNDVMLSAVVMTYWTNFAKTGYPDPLADAVKQSAQHGLLLLHHRELCRMDTVCRNQPIC; encoded by the exons ATGGTAGAGTGGAAGTGGGCCTCAGTGTTCCACCTCTCACAGCCTCTGGCTCACGAGGCAGAggcttccttctctcaccccaaccg GAGAAAAGGAGGATTGGAGAGGCTCCTGACGGAACTGCTGTCAGACGCCAGAACTGGAGAGAAGGGTCTGGCTGGAGCCACTGGGGAGCGTTATAttgtgacctccaca TTGGGACAGAGTCTTTCAT GTCTGTTCCACAGGGCCATAGCGCAGAGTGGCACAGCCATCTCCAGCTGGTCCGTTAACTACCAACCCCTCAAGTACACCAAGATCCTGGCCCGGAAGGTGGGTTGCACCTACGCAGAGACGGCTGACCTGGTTGACTGCCTGAGGCGCAAGAACTTCAGAGAGCTGGTGGACCAAGACATCCAGCCGGCCCGCTATCACATCGCCTTTGGGCCTGTTGTGGATGGAGACGTAGTTCCTGATGATCCAGAGATTCTCATGCAGCAG GGGGAGTTCCTAAACTATGACATCCTGATAGCAGTGAACCAGGGAGAGGGGCTGAAGTTTGTGGACGACAGTGAGGACAACGACGGCATCTCAGCTGCGGCGTTCGACTACACCATCTCCAACTTTGTTGACAACCTCTACGGATACCCAGAGG GCAAAGACATCCTGAGGGAGACCATTAAGTTCATGTACACAGACTGGGCGGACAGGGACAACGGCGACATGCGGCGGAAGACTCTGTTGGCCCTGTTTACGGACCACCAGTGGGTGGCACCAGCTGTGGCCACTGCCAAACTCCATGCTGAGTTTCAGTCCCCAGTTTACTTTTACACGTTCTACCACCTCTGCCAGACCGAGACGCGGCCCGAGTGGGCCGATGCCGCGCACGGAGACGAGATACCTTACGTGTTCGGCGTACCGATGATCGGTGCCACGGACCTGTTCCCGTGCAACTTCTCCAAGAACGATGTGATGCTGAGCGCTGTGGTCATGACTTACTGGACTAACTTCGCAAAGACTGG TTACCCAGACCCTCTGGCCGATGCAGTGAAGCAAAGTGCTCAGCATGGGCTCCTCCTCCTGCATCACAGGGAGCTTTGCAGAATGGACACTGTTTGCCGCAACCAACCAATTTGTTGA